The window CACCTCTGGTGCGAAATCGTCGATCAACGCGCGCGTCGCCGCCGCATCGCGAATGTCGACCCTGCGAAACGCGAATCCGTCCGGTTCCCCTTCCAGCCAGTCGGGCGTGCCGTACCGGAGCAGGTCGGCGACGAGCACTTCCGCACGGTCCTTGAGCGAGCGGACCAGTTGCTTGCCGACGAATCCGGCGCCGCCGGTGATCATTACCCGCATGAACTCTCCTTAATCCGCTGATATAGATCGAGTTGGTCCTTCTCAAATGCCTCCGGAGGTGTCAGGAAGGGATCTGTAACTGATTCCTTTCGGGGTCCGTGTGTTGACGCACGTGGACCTCCTGACACACCCCGGAGGTGTTTGTTGTGTCTGTGCATGGAGCTCCAGTCACGTCGTCCACCATCGTCGTTGCCGTCGATGTCGGCAAGACTTCTGCAGTGTTTTCGGTGACCGACGCGGCTCGACATCGATTGCTCACGCCGTCGGAGTTCGCGATGAACCGGTCGGGTTTGATCGCTGCGACGACTCGCGTGATGGCCGCGGTGCCTGCGTCGGGGCAGGTCAAGGTCGCCGTGGAGGCTGCCGGCCATTATCACCGACCAGTGCTCGACCATCGGTGGCCCGAGGGGTGGGAAGTGGTGGAACTCAATCCCGCTCATGTCGCCGAGCAACGCCGAGTGCAGGGCCGGCGACGGATCAAGACCGACGTCATCGACTTGGAGGCGATCACCGAACTCGTGCTGAGTGGACACGGTTGCTCGGTCGTCGACCGTGATGTCGTGATCGGCGAACTCAGTGCTTGGGCTGCGCATCGGAGCCGACGAGTGGCCACGCGCAGTGCGACGAAGAACCAGTTGCTCGGTCAATTGGATCGGGCGTTTCCCGGACTGACCCTGGCGCTGCCCGACGTGCTGGCCACCAGGATCGGCCGGCTGGTCGCCGCCGAATTCTCCGACCCGGCCCGTCTGGCAGGGCTCGGAGTCAGCCGGCTGATCCGGTTCGCCGCGACCCGGGATCTGCAGCTGCGTCGTCCGGTCGCGGAGCGTTTGGTCGCTGCGGCCCGCGATGCACTGCCGACCCGCGACGCGATGATCGCCCGCCAGATCCTGGCCGCCGACATGAACTTGCTGGCCGACCTCGACGACCAAATCCAATCCGCGGAGGCCGCACTGGGAGAGCTGCTACCGCGCAGCCCCTACGCGACGTTGACCTCGGTGCCGGGCTGGGGCGTGGTGCGGGTATCCAATTACGCTGCTGCCCTTGGTGACCCGAAGCGGTGGCCGGGACCGCGGCAAATCTATCGTGCGTCGGGGCTGTCTCCGATGCAGTACGAATCGGCGCACAAGCGCCGCGATGGCGGCATCAGCCGTGAAGGCAGCGTGGCGCTGCGCCGCGCCCTGATCGACCTCGGCATGGGCCTGTGGCTCAGTGAACCGGCAGCCAAGACCTACGCCCACGGGCTAAAGGACCGCGGCAAGCCCGGCGGCGTCGTCGCCTGCGCGTTGGCTCATCGTGCCAACCGCATCGCTCATGCACTGGTTCGCGACCACGCCACCTACGAACCGACCCGCTGGGCCTGAACCCCTGACACCCACCGCGAAAGGACCGAATCAGACCCTTCACAACCCCTGTCGGTAAGTGCCACGCTAAGAGGACGGGACGAAGGGCCGGATCAGATGCCGTATCCGCTATGGCGGACCCACCGGGTCACGCCGAGGCTAGCTTGGCACCCGGCCCTTCGCCTTTACGGCAGCCCGAACCACGCCAGATAACCCACCGAGGTTGCATACGTCAGCGTGGGCGCCAGGCACCCGCCCCCAACCCAGCAGCACCACCGACCGCACGAAATCACGCCCCGCCTCGGGACGTAGGCCCACTACGACCTTCAACACCCTTGACTCGCCCTACAGCCAGCTAGCGGTGGCCCGCTACAGAGCAGGCGTGCTTCTCCAGCGTTTCCGCAACCTGGTTCCAATCGAGCGATGTCGCACCGCGCAGGCCGGCTTCCGAGAAGCCTTCCCAATCGTCCTTCGCTGTGGCCGCCACCATGGCATCTGCGAAATCGGCCGGTTCGGTGCCGCAAACAATGCCGGACCCGTACTGCCTGACCACGTCCCGGCCGCCGTTCTCGGAAAAGTCCGCGGTCACCACCGGTGTCCCGCTTGCCATCGCCTCGGCGATGACTCTCGGGAAACCCTCACGGCGACTGGGCATCCCGAGTAGCGCCGAGTGGGCCAGAAGTTCGATCTTCTCTGCCTCGTCGACCGAGCCGAGGACCCTGATGCGCGAGGCGACGGGCGACTGCGCGGCATAGCTCACGATCTCCTCCCGCGCCGGGCCGTTACCGGCGATCACCAGATCACCGGGGAAGCCACGATCGGCCGCGAGTGCGAACGCATCGACCAGCAGCGTCAAATTCTTGTGTGGCGCGAGCCTCCCGACGTACAGAATCCCGGAGCGCTCAGCACGGGGAGTGGACCGGTATCGCGCGGCAACGATACCGCTCGGTAGGACACCGCAATCCCGACCGGACTGTGAGCGGATAGCGATGGCGACCGCCTCGCTGACGGCGAAGTTCATCCCGACCCACTTGGGCAGCTGCGATTGCAGCAATCTGAACAGGCGGTCCTCGCGAATCTCGCACCAGTGCACAGCACTGCGAGCGCGAATCTTTCCGGGCAGCGCCGGGATGTGCATCAAGGGCCACTGGTTCATCAGGATGAAGTCGTGCTCCCCACGGGCCGCCATCCTGCGCACATCGGCGCTGAACTTCGTGATGTCCGTCCAGTCCCGGCGCAGCGCGGCGATCTTGGGCGACATGTACCGGCCTCTGTTGGTGTGCCGCAACACCCGCACGCCGTTGATCATCTCGTCAGAAGGCAGCCCTGGTTCATGGCCGATGCAGTGGACGTCGACCTGGTGGCCACGCCGCACCATCGCCTCGGCGAGCTCCTGGAAGAACACTTCCTGACCGCCGACATGAGGAAAGTACAGCTCGGTGAGGAAAGCGAACTTCATGGGCGATCACTCGCCCGCGCCACTGGCATCAGTCCAGTCCCCCTCGCCCCGAATCGAAGCCCGATGCTACCCGGGCACATCGAATCCGGAAGACGTTTGCTGAGTGTCGTCATCACCCACCGCCCGTGAGGTGTCACGAGTGCACGCTCCCCGGCATTCGACTTCAACCAGGTACGTGGCCAGACATGCTCGATTATCGTTGCGAAGGTGACCTCCCTATCGGGCTTCGACGACTGGCTCAACCGCTTGGTGGACGAGCAGGCGGCCCTCGCCGGTCAGACGGTGCCCGACTACGTCGCCCAGGCGGTGGCCACCCGACTGATGGGTGACATCAAGCGCCGCGACGAGGAGATGGCCGTCTTCTTCGAGCATCTCTCCGAGGTCGGCATCGTTCTTCCCCAGGAGACCAGCGGCCCCAACCCGGTCGTCGTCGACCCCGAGCGGTTGGAGGCGCTGCGCGCGACCGGGCTGCTGGACGCTCCCCGGGATGTCGCGTTCGACCGCATCGCCGACATGGCGGCCACCGCGCTGGGCGCCCCGGGCGCGGCGATCACCCTCGTCGACATCGACCGGCAGTTCTTCGTCGCGATGCACGGTGCTGCGACGGACGCACCCGACGCCCGGGAGACACCGCTGGCGCGATCGGTGTGTCAGTACGCCGTCGCTGCAGGGCAACCTCTGGTCGTCACCGACGCGCGCACCGACCCGGTCTTGAAGTACAACCCGGCCGTCACCGACGGGACCGTGGTCTCGTACCTCGGCATCCCGCTGATGGACAGCGGCCAGCACGCGATCGGCACACTGTGCGTCTGGGACACCATCCCTCGGGACTGGACCTCGGGGCACGTGACCACCCTGCGGGATCTCGCGCATCTGGCGTCTGCCCGCATCTTCGACGAATAGCGCGCGACGAACCGGATCAGGCTCCGTAGACCGGGACCGGTGTACGCGCTTTGGCGAGCAGATCGCCGACGACCGGGCCGAGTTCGGCGGGATCCCAGCGCGCGCCCTTGTCGATCTCGGGCCCGTGCGCCCATCCCTCGGCCACCCGGATCTTGCCGCCCTCGACCTCGAACATCCGGCCCGTGACGTCTCGTGATTCGACGCTGCCGAGCCACACCACCAGCGGCGAGATGTTCTCCGGCGCCATCGCGTCGAACTCTTTGTCCTGGGTCGCCATCATGTCGGCGAAGACGGTCTCGGTCATCCGCGTCCGGGCCGACGGCGCGATCGCGTTGACGCTGACACCGTAGCGACCCATCTCGGCGGCGGCCACGAGCGTCAGCGCGGCGATGCCCGCCTTGGCTGCGCTGTAGTTGGCCTGCCCCACGCTGCCCTGCAGTCCTGCACCGGAGCTCGTGTTGATGATGCGGGCGTCGACCGTGTCGCCGGCCTTGGACCTCGCACGCCAGTACGCGGCGGCATGTTTCATCGTCGCGAAGTGCCCCTTGAGGTGCACCGCGGTGACCGCGTCGAACTCCTCCTCGGAGGTGTTGGCGAACATCCGGTCCCGCACGATCCCGGCGTTGTTCACCAGCACGTCGAGTCCGCCGAAGGTATCGACGGCGGTCTGGATCAATCCCTCGGCCTGCCCCCAGTCCGCGACGTTGGCGCCGCTGGTGACCGCTTCGCCTCCGGCGGCGACGATCTCGTCGACGACCGTCTGGGCGGCGCTCCCGCCGCCGGCGGGCGAGCCGTCCAGACCGACGCCGATGTCGTTGACCACGACGCGGGCCCCTTCGGCGGCGAACGCCAGCGCGTGCGCCCGTCCGATCCCGCCACCCGCACCCGTCACGATGACCACGCGGCCGTCCAGCAGTCCCATATCTGTGTCTCCTTATTTGATGTCGGCAGTGGTGGTCGACAGGTAGTGCGGCGGCTCTCCGCCTCCGTGCACCTCCAGCGACGCACCGCTGATGTAGGAAGCCGCATCGGAGGCGAGGAACGCCGTCGCCCAACCGATGTCCTCGGGCCGGGCCAATCGGCCCAGCGGCACGTTCTTCGATATCGCGGCGATCGAGTCCGCGTCACCGTAGAACAGTTCGGATTGCTCGGTCTCGACCATCCCGACGACCACCGAGTTGACCCTGACCCTGGGCGCCCACTCGACCGCCAATGTGCGGGTGAGGTTGTCGATCCCCGCCTTGGCCGCTCCGTATGCGGCGGTGCCCGGCGTGGGACGGTGACCGCTGACGCTGGAGATGTTGACAATCGAGCCGCCTCCGTCCTGCTTCTGCATGACGGCGTTGGCGTGAGTCGAAACCGACAGAGCACCAAGTAAATTCAGCTGAAGGATCTTCATGCTGAACTTCGCCGACGCCTCGGCGGCGAGTACGTAGGGTGACCCGCCCGCGTTGTTGACCACGACGTCGAGCCGGCCGTGATCGGCGGCGATACCGTCGACCAGAGCCTTCACCGCGTCGTCGTCGCGGATGTCGCAGGCCCTGAATTCATACGGGGAACTGTCGACCGGGCGGCGCGCACAGGTGATCACGGTGGCGCCCTGATCGGCGAACACCGTGCTGATGCCCGCTCCCACGCCCCGTACCCCGCCGGTGACGAGGACGACGCATCCGGTGAGGCCTAGTGCAATGGCGCTGCGGCCGGAAGCGGCCCTGTCGACGGCGTCAGTCACTGTGCTAGCGTACCAAGCAAGTGCTTGCTTAGGTAGCGACCCAGGAGTTTGCATGCCAATCACCACAAAGACCGTGGAACCGGGCATCGTCACGGTGACCGTCGACTACCCACCGGTCAACGCCATCCCGTCGCGCGGCTGGTTCGAACTCGCCGACACCATCACCGCCGCGGGCCGCGATCAGAACACCCACGTGGTGATCCTTCGCGCCGAGGGCCGCGGCTTCAACGCCGGCGTGGACATCAAAGAGATGCAGAACACCGAGGGCTTCACCGCGCTCATCGACGCGAATCGCGGTTGCTACGAGGCCTTCCGAGCGGTGTACGAATGCGCGGTGCCCGTCGTCGCCGCGGTCAACGGGTTCTGCGTCGGCGGGGGAATCGGCCTCGTCGGCAACGCCGATGTGATCGTCGCCTCCGACGACGCGAAGTTCGGGCTCCCTGAAGTGGAGCGCGGCGCACTCGGTGCCGCCACCCACCTGTCCCGGCTGGTGCCACAGCATCTGATGCGCCGGTTGTTCTTCACCGCGGCGACCGTCGGCGCCGACACCCTGCACCACTTCGGCTCGGTGCACGAGGTGGTGCCGCGCGCGGACCTGGACGAGGCCGCCCTGCGCGTCGCCCGTGACATCGCCTCGAAGGACACCCGCGTCATCCGGGCCGCCAAGGAAGCGCTGAACTTCATCGACATCCAACCGGTCAACGCCAGATACCGCATGGAGCAGGGGTTCACGTTCGAACTGAACCTGGCAGGAGTGTCCGACGAGCATCGGGACGCGTTCGCCGGTACGGACAAAGGGTCGAAATAACATGACAGACAAGAGAACAACTCTCGACGAGGCGGTCTCCTCGATCGAGAGCGGCATGACCATCGGCATCGGAGGCTGGGGATCTCGGCGCAAACCGATGGCACTCGTGCGCGCACTGCTGCGCACCGAGGTCACCGACCTGACCGTCGTCACCTACGGCGGACCGGACCTGGGCCTGCTGTGCTCGGCGGGCAAGGTCACGCGCGTCTACTACGGCTTCGTGTCGCTGGATTCACCGCCGTTCTACGACCCGTGGTTCGCCAAGGCGCGCACCACCGGAGCGATCGAGTCGCGGGAGATGGACGAGGGCATGCTGCGGTGTGGTCTGCAGGCCGCGGCCCAGCGGCTGCCGTTCTTGCCGATCCGGGCCGGGCTGGGCAGCGACGTGCGCGCGTTCTGGGGCGACGAGCTCAAGACCGTGAAGTCCCCGTACCCCACGGGTTCGGGCTACGAGGAGCTCGTCGCGATGCCGGCGCTGAACCTCGACGCGGCACTGGTGCACCTGAACCTCGGTGACGCGAAGGGCAATGCCGCATACACCGGCATCGACCCCTACTTCGACGACCTGTTCCTGATGTCCGCCGAAAAGCGCTTGCTGTCGGTGGAGAAGGTGGTCTCCACCGAAGAACTGGTGAAATCGGTTCCCCCGCAAGCATTGCTGATCAACCGGATGATGGTCGACTCCGTGGTGGAGGCCCCCAACGGGGCTCACTTCACCACCGCCGAACCGGATTACCGCCGCGACGAGAAGTTCCAGCGCCATTACGCCGAGGCCGCCGCATCCGACGAGACATGGGCAGAGTTCGTCAAGACCTACCTGTCCGGCAGCGAAGAGGACTACCAGGCCGCGGTCCGTGAATTCCAGCAAGCCCAGGAGGCGTCGAAGTGATCTCCGCAACCCGCGCCGAGGTATGCGCCGTCGCATGCGCCGAATTGTTCCGCGACGCAGGCGAAATCATGGTCAGCCCGATGACGACGATCGTGTCGATCGGTGCGCGGCTGGCCCGGCTGACCTTCTCCCCCGATATCGTGCTGAGCGACGGCGAAGCCCGCCTCATCGCGGACACGCCTGCGATCGGCGCGGCCGCCGCGATCGAGGGCTGGATGCCGTTCGGCCGGGTCTTCGAGACGCTGAGCTGGGGCCGCAGGCATGTGGTGATGGGCGCCAACCAGATCGACCGGTACGGCAATCAGAACCTGTCCGCGTTCGGGCCGCTGCAACACCCGACCCGGCAGATGTTCGGGGTGCGAGGCGCCCCCGGCAACACCATCAACCACGCGACGAGCTACTGGGTGGGCAACCATTCCACGCGCGTGTTCGGTGATTCCGTCGACATCGTCTCCGGAATCGGCTGGGACAAGATCGATCCCGATAACCCCGCATACCGTTTCGTCAATGTCTACCGCGTCGTGACCAACCTCGGCGTGTTCGACTTCAACGGCCCGGACCACCAGATGCGGGCGCTCTCACTGCATCCCGGCGTGGAGGCCGACCAGGTTGCCGAGAACACCTCGTTCGAGGTGCACGGACTCGACGGGGCCGAGACCACCCGGCTCCCCTCCGCCGAGGAACAGAGGCTGCTGCGCGAGGTGGTGGACCCGAAGTCGTTGCGGGACAAAGAAGTCAAGTCGTGACGCGCCTCGTCACCCCGCTGACCGAACTGGTCGGCATCGAGCATCCCGTCGTCCAGACCGGCATGGGCTGGGTCGCGGGCGCACGCCTGGTCGCCGCCACGTCCAACGCGGGCGGCCTGGGCATCCTCGCGTCGGCGACGATGACGCTGGCCGAACTCACCACCGCGGTCGGGAAGGTCAAGGCTGCGACCGACAAACCCTTCGGCATCAACATCCGCGCCGATGCCGGCGACGCCAACGAGCGGGTGGAACTGCTGATCCGTGAGGGCGTCAAGGTCGCGTCGTTCGCGCTGGCGCCCAAACCCGACCTGATCGCACGGCTCAAAGAAGCCGGCGTGGTCGTCATCCCGTCCGTCGGACTGGCC is drawn from Mycolicibacterium gilvum and contains these coding sequences:
- a CDS encoding IS110 family transposase, translated to MSVHGAPVTSSTIVVAVDVGKTSAVFSVTDAARHRLLTPSEFAMNRSGLIAATTRVMAAVPASGQVKVAVEAAGHYHRPVLDHRWPEGWEVVELNPAHVAEQRRVQGRRRIKTDVIDLEAITELVLSGHGCSVVDRDVVIGELSAWAAHRSRRVATRSATKNQLLGQLDRAFPGLTLALPDVLATRIGRLVAAEFSDPARLAGLGVSRLIRFAATRDLQLRRPVAERLVAAARDALPTRDAMIARQILAADMNLLADLDDQIQSAEAALGELLPRSPYATLTSVPGWGVVRVSNYAAALGDPKRWPGPRQIYRASGLSPMQYESAHKRRDGGISREGSVALRRALIDLGMGLWLSEPAAKTYAHGLKDRGKPGGVVACALAHRANRIAHALVRDHATYEPTRWA
- a CDS encoding glycosyltransferase family 4 protein; this translates as MKFAFLTELYFPHVGGQEVFFQELAEAMVRRGHQVDVHCIGHEPGLPSDEMINGVRVLRHTNRGRYMSPKIAALRRDWTDITKFSADVRRMAARGEHDFILMNQWPLMHIPALPGKIRARSAVHWCEIREDRLFRLLQSQLPKWVGMNFAVSEAVAIAIRSQSGRDCGVLPSGIVAARYRSTPRAERSGILYVGRLAPHKNLTLLVDAFALAADRGFPGDLVIAGNGPAREEIVSYAAQSPVASRIRVLGSVDEAEKIELLAHSALLGMPSRREGFPRVIAEAMASGTPVVTADFSENGGRDVVRQYGSGIVCGTEPADFADAMVAATAKDDWEGFSEAGLRGATSLDWNQVAETLEKHACSVAGHR
- a CDS encoding GAF domain-containing protein, which produces MTSLSGFDDWLNRLVDEQAALAGQTVPDYVAQAVATRLMGDIKRRDEEMAVFFEHLSEVGIVLPQETSGPNPVVVDPERLEALRATGLLDAPRDVAFDRIADMAATALGAPGAAITLVDIDRQFFVAMHGAATDAPDARETPLARSVCQYAVAAGQPLVVTDARTDPVLKYNPAVTDGTVVSYLGIPLMDSGQHAIGTLCVWDTIPRDWTSGHVTTLRDLAHLASARIFDE
- a CDS encoding SDR family oxidoreductase encodes the protein MGLLDGRVVIVTGAGGGIGRAHALAFAAEGARVVVNDIGVGLDGSPAGGGSAAQTVVDEIVAAGGEAVTSGANVADWGQAEGLIQTAVDTFGGLDVLVNNAGIVRDRMFANTSEEEFDAVTAVHLKGHFATMKHAAAYWRARSKAGDTVDARIINTSSGAGLQGSVGQANYSAAKAGIAALTLVAAAEMGRYGVSVNAIAPSARTRMTETVFADMMATQDKEFDAMAPENISPLVVWLGSVESRDVTGRMFEVEGGKIRVAEGWAHGPEIDKGARWDPAELGPVVGDLLAKARTPVPVYGA
- a CDS encoding SDR family oxidoreductase; amino-acid sequence: MTDAVDRAASGRSAIALGLTGCVVLVTGGVRGVGAGISTVFADQGATVITCARRPVDSSPYEFRACDIRDDDAVKALVDGIAADHGRLDVVVNNAGGSPYVLAAEASAKFSMKILQLNLLGALSVSTHANAVMQKQDGGGSIVNISSVSGHRPTPGTAAYGAAKAGIDNLTRTLAVEWAPRVRVNSVVVGMVETEQSELFYGDADSIAAISKNVPLGRLARPEDIGWATAFLASDAASYISGASLEVHGGGEPPHYLSTTTADIK
- the echA20 gene encoding (7aS)-7a-methyl-1,5-dioxo-2,3,5,6,7,7a-hexahydro-1H-indene-carboxyl-CoA hydrolase — protein: MPITTKTVEPGIVTVTVDYPPVNAIPSRGWFELADTITAAGRDQNTHVVILRAEGRGFNAGVDIKEMQNTEGFTALIDANRGCYEAFRAVYECAVPVVAAVNGFCVGGGIGLVGNADVIVASDDAKFGLPEVERGALGAATHLSRLVPQHLMRRLFFTAATVGADTLHHFGSVHEVVPRADLDEAALRVARDIASKDTRVIRAAKEALNFIDIQPVNARYRMEQGFTFELNLAGVSDEHRDAFAGTDKGSK
- the ipdA gene encoding cholesterol ring-cleaving hydrolase subunit IpdA, which codes for MTDKRTTLDEAVSSIESGMTIGIGGWGSRRKPMALVRALLRTEVTDLTVVTYGGPDLGLLCSAGKVTRVYYGFVSLDSPPFYDPWFAKARTTGAIESREMDEGMLRCGLQAAAQRLPFLPIRAGLGSDVRAFWGDELKTVKSPYPTGSGYEELVAMPALNLDAALVHLNLGDAKGNAAYTGIDPYFDDLFLMSAEKRLLSVEKVVSTEELVKSVPPQALLINRMMVDSVVEAPNGAHFTTAEPDYRRDEKFQRHYAEAAASDETWAEFVKTYLSGSEEDYQAAVREFQQAQEASK
- the ipdB gene encoding cholesterol ring-cleaving hydrolase subunit IpdB, whose amino-acid sequence is MISATRAEVCAVACAELFRDAGEIMVSPMTTIVSIGARLARLTFSPDIVLSDGEARLIADTPAIGAAAAIEGWMPFGRVFETLSWGRRHVVMGANQIDRYGNQNLSAFGPLQHPTRQMFGVRGAPGNTINHATSYWVGNHSTRVFGDSVDIVSGIGWDKIDPDNPAYRFVNVYRVVTNLGVFDFNGPDHQMRALSLHPGVEADQVAENTSFEVHGLDGAETTRLPSAEEQRLLREVVDPKSLRDKEVKS